In Nymphaea colorata isolate Beijing-Zhang1983 chromosome 3, ASM883128v2, whole genome shotgun sequence, a genomic segment contains:
- the LOC116250894 gene encoding probable alpha-glucosidase Os06g0675700 — protein sequence MMMATMGGGWSRYLVLLLLVLLYSAPGGVWGQYVLGHGYAVRSISTSPDGKSISAKLCLINASDKYGPDIQNLDLNVWYETPTRLRVKITDSDRPRWEVPQEIIPRGTQKPFIHGGRRLLGSSTAPPPEGGKFSVPDSDLVFTYTTNPFNFFITRRSSTETLFDTRTGTNNDPDGSVAGLVFKDQFLSISTSLPAGSSSIYGLGEHTLRSFRLGGNDYLTLTMWNEDIGSSAVGLNLYGTHPFYMDLRAPSGKAHGVLLLNSNGMDVIYRPSQITYKIDGGILDFYFFAGDTPAAVVQQYTELIGRPAPMPYWSFGFHQCRYGYKNVEDLEGVVDGYAKAGIPLEVMWTDIDYMDQFRDFTLDPVNFPLNKMKSFTDRLHQNGQKYVLIVDPGINVHQDYKSYVRGLEADIYIKRNGQPYLAQVWPGPVNFPDFMNPASLPYWQREIQEFHDVIPFDGLWIDMNEVSNFCSGTSCKLPANGPCPRPGQQTQCCLICDNSNMTIYDNPPYKINAGGSRRPLGERTLSASTEHYGNVLEYNAHGLYGLTEARATKMALANVTQKRPFVLSRSTFVGSGVHTAHWTGDNSATWDDLAFSISGMLNFGLFGVPMVGSDICGFNGQTNEELCNRWIQLGAFYPFSRNHATITSRRQELYLWETVTESAKKALGLRYKLLPYYYTLMYQAHLTGSPIARPLFYSFADDINTHGIDKQFLIGKGLMVSPILRQGQSSVDAYFPAGTWFDMFDLNTSLSVPSGRTITLDAPLENINVHVRAGSVLPMQEVAATTAEARKTPFTLLVALGNGEGAEGELFLDDGEQVEMGGAGNGWTLMQFHAVMQGNAVKLSSQVQNGDYALGQKLLIETVVVVGLKPRSQLKELILTVNGNPVDVSKVKVAMEGKGDNGVAVINGLCVVVGQNFELTMQMA from the exons atgatgatggCGACGATGGGAGGTGGGTGGTCGAGATATCtcgtgctgctgctgctggtgctcTTGTACTCAGCGCCGGGAGGCGTTTGGGGTCAGTACGTGCTGGGGCATGGCTACGCCGTCCGGTCGATCTCCACCAGCCCGGACGGCAAAAGCATCTCCGCGAAGCTCTGCCTCATCAACGCCTCCGACAAGTATGGCCCGGACATTCAGAACCTCGACCTCAACGTCTG GTACGAGACACCCACGAGACTGAGAGTGAAAATAACCGACTCAGACAGACCGAGATGGGAGGTTCCACAAGAGATCATCCCCCGCGGGACACAAAAGCCTTTCATCCACGGGGGTCGACGTCTATTAGGCAGCAGCACCGCCCCTCCGCCTGAGGGCGGCAAGTTCTCCGTCCCCGACTCCGACCTCGTCTTCACCTACACCACCAACCCCTTCAACTTCTTCATCACTAGGCGGTCCTCCACCGAGACGCTCTTCGACACCAGAACCGGAACAAACAATGATCCAGACGGTTCGGTTGCTGGTCTCGTCTTCAAGGACCAATTCTTGTCCATCTCCACATCCTTACCTGCCGGTTCGTCGTCCATCTACGGACTCGGCGAGCACACCCTGCGCTCGTTCCGACTCGGCGGTAATGACTACTTGACCCTGACAATGTGGAACGAGGACATCGGCAGCTCGGCGGTGGGCTTGAACCTCTATGGGACACATCCCTTCTACATGGACCTCAGAGCACCCAGCGGGAAAGCCCACGGAGTGCTACTGCTCAACAGCAACGGGATGGACGTCATCTACCGTCCATCGCAGATCACGTACAAGATCGACGGTGGGATCCTCGACTTCTATTTCTTTGCCGGCGATACGCCGGCGGCCGTGGTGCAGCAGTACACGGAACTCATCGGCCGACCCGCCCCAATGCCTTACTGGTCATTTG GCTTCCACCAGTGCCGATATGGTTACAAGAACGTGGAGGACCTGGAGGGCGTGGTCGATGGCTATGCGAAAGCCGGCATTCCATTGGAAGTGATGTGGACGGACATTGACTACATGGACCAGTTCAGAGACTTCACATTGGACCCTGTGAACTTTCCCCTCAACAAAATGAAGTCCTTCACGGATAGACTGCACCAAAATGGCCAAAAATACGTGCTCATAGTGGACCCAG GGATCAACGTGCATCAAGACTACAAGTCATATGTTCGGGGCCTTGAAGCAGACATCTACATCAAACGCAACGGTCAACCTTACCTGGCACAGGTCTGGCCTGGCCCAGTCAACTTCCCGGACTTCATGAACCCGGCGTCTCTCCCTTACTGGCAGCGCGAGATCCAGGAATTCCACGACGTCATCCCCTTCGACGGCCTCTGGATCGACATGAATGAGGTGTCCAACTTCTGCTCCGGCACTTCCTGCAAGCTGCCGGCCAATGGCCCCTGCCCTCGCCCCGGCCAACAAACACAATGCTGCCTCATCTGTGACAACTCTAACATGACCATCTACGACAATCCACCTTACAAGATCAACGCCGGCGGATCGAGGCGCCCGCTCGGCGAGAGGACGCTCTCTGCCAGCACAGAACATTACGGCAACGTATTGGAGTACAACGCTCATGGGCTGTATGGCTTGACGGAGGCTCGTGCCACGAAGATGGCCCTGGCTAATGTCACCCAGAAGAGGCCGTTTGTCTTGTCCCGATCTACGTTTGTGGGTTCAGGAGTGCACACTGCCCATTGGACTGGTGACAACTCTGCAACTTGGGATGATCTTGCCTTCTCCATATCGGGCATGCTCAACTTCGGCCTCTTTGGGGTGCCCATGGTAGGATCAGACATCTGCGGCTTCAATGGCCAGACAAATGAAGAGCTCTGCAACCGGTGGATTCAACTCGGTGCCTTCTATCCATTCTCTCGCAATCATGCTACCATTACCTCTAGGAGACAGGAGCTCTATTTGTGGGAGACGGTAACTGAGTCTGCAAAGAAGGCATTGGGTCTTCGATACAAGCTGTTGCCATACTATTATACTCTCATGTACCAGGCACACTTGACCGGATCGCCCATTGCTCGACCGCTCTTCTACTCCTTTGCAGATGACATCAACACCCATGGCATCGACAAACAATTCCTGATTGGCAAGGGGTTGATGGTGTCGCCAATACTGAGACAGGGACAAAGTAGTGTCGATGCATACTTCCCTGCAGGAACGTGGTTCGACATGTTTGATCTCAACACGAGCTTGAGCGTGCCTAGTGGGAGGACCATCACCCTCGATGCACCCTTGGAGAATATCAATGTCCACGTCCGTGCAGGCAGCGTACTGCCAATGCAGGAAGTAGCAGCAACAACGGCCGAAGCAAGGAAGACGCCTTTCACGCTGTTGGTAGCATTGGGAAATGGTGAAGGAGCAGAAGGAGAACTGTTTTTGGATGATGGGGAGCAGGTGGAGATGGGAGGAGCAGGAAACGGCTGGACACTTATGCAGTTCCACGCTGTGATGCAAGGAAATGCAGTGAAGCTATCTTCCCAAGTGCAGAACGGCGACTATGCTTTGGGCCAGAAGTTGCTGATCGAGACTGTGGTTGTTGTGGGATTGAAACCCAGATCACAACTAAAAGAATTGATTTTGACAGTTAATGGAAACCCAGTGGATGTCTCCAAGGTGAAGGTCGCCATGGAGGGCAAGGGAGACAACGGCGTAGCAGTGATTAATGGATTATGTGTGGTGGTAGGTCAGAACTTTGAGTTGACCATGCAGATGGCGTGA